From Desulfovibrio legallii, one genomic window encodes:
- a CDS encoding 3-isopropylmalate dehydratase small subunit → MQYKGTAHKVGEHIDTDAIIPARFLVTTDAKKLGENCMAGLEPDWVKRVAPGDILVAGRNFGCGSSREHAPIAILGAGIPVVVGHSFARIFYRNAFNMGLLLLEVGDEVNKINDGDSLEIDAATGRIRDLTNGAEIVCPPLPKSMANILAKGGLVGYVKERLVKQAQNSNGEHA, encoded by the coding sequence ATGCAATACAAAGGCACGGCCCACAAAGTGGGCGAACATATCGATACGGACGCCATCATCCCGGCGCGCTTCCTGGTCACCACCGACGCCAAAAAACTGGGCGAAAACTGCATGGCCGGGCTGGAACCGGACTGGGTCAAGCGCGTTGCCCCCGGCGACATCCTGGTGGCCGGGCGCAACTTCGGCTGCGGCTCCTCGCGGGAGCACGCCCCCATCGCCATCCTGGGCGCGGGCATTCCTGTGGTGGTGGGGCACAGCTTTGCCCGCATCTTCTACCGCAACGCTTTCAACATGGGCCTTCTGCTGCTGGAAGTGGGCGACGAAGTGAACAAAATTAACGACGGCGACAGCCTGGAAATCGACGCCGCCACGGGCCGCATCCGCGATCTGACCAACGGCGCGGAGATCGTCTGCCCGCCTCTGCCCAAATCCATGGCCAACATCCTGGCCAAGGGCGGCCTGGTGGGCTACGTAAAGGAACGCCTGGTCAAACAAGCCCAAAACAGTAACGGGGAACACGCATGA